The DNA sequence CGCCTGGCGCACCACGGCGGCCGACGGGCGCGTGGTGGCCTCTGGGCAGGAGCCCGCCGACGGCGCGCTCGACCTCGGAGCGCTCGGCCGCGGCTGGTACGGCCTCACGGTCGACGCCCTCGCCGACGGCACCCGCATCGGCGGCGCGCAGACGACGATCGCGGTGCTCGCCGACACCGACGTCGCCGAGACCGCCGACGGTCGATTCGGAGCGGTGACCCACTACGGACAGCACCGCGACTTCGCCTCGATGCCGGCGCTGGCCGTCGGAGGAGTGGCGCAGTTCCGCGACGAGCCCTACTGGAGCGATGTCGAGAAGACCCCCGGCGTCTACGACTGGTCGGTCGCCCGCGCGGAGTTCCTCGACCAGGCCCGCAGCAGCGGCGTCCGTCCCCTGCTGCTCGCCGGTTACGGGAACCCCCTCTACGACGGGGGCAACGGACCCGTGAGCGCGGAAGCCGTCGCGGCGTACTCCGCCTACGCCGCCGAGATGGCGACGGAGTTCGGCGACATGGCCTCGGGCATCGAGATCTGGAACGAGTGGGACCTCGGTCTCGGCGGCAACACGAACGTCGCCCCCGAGCACTACGTGAACCTGCTCAAGTCGGCGTCGCCGGCGGTCAAGGCGGTCGACCCCGACCTGCCCGTCATCGGACCGGCCGTCGCGATCCTCAACACCGACTGGCTCGAGGACACCTTCCGCCTCGGCGCGCTGGACTACCTCGACGGCATCGTGCTGCACCCCTACAGCTACCCGGTGGGAGCCGAGGCCCTCGACGAGACGCTGACCCGCATCGACGCGCTCGTGCGCGAGTACAACGACGGCCAGTCGATCCCGCTCTGGGTCACCGAGCACGGATGGCCGACCGGCACCAACGCCCGCGCTGTCAACGAGCAGACGCAGGCGGCGAACATCGCGAAGTCGGCGGTCATCACCGCGCTGCACGACGTCGAGCGCTACTACGTCTACGACCTCGTGAACGACGGCGTCGACGCGGCGGAGACCGAGGAGAACTTCGGTCTGCTGCACGCCGCGAACGACCCGCTGGGCGCGTACACGCCGAAGCCCGCCTTCGTGAGCTACTCGACGGCGGCCGACGTGCTGGCCGGTGCGCACTCGGCGACCCGCGACACCTCGATCGCCGACCTGTGGAACATCGGATTCGAGACCCCCGGCGGTCCGGTGCGGGCGCTGTGGTCGACGTCGCCGCGGGCTGTCACCGTGACGCTCCAGGGTGACGTGACCGTGACCGACATGTACGGCTCATCGCGGGTCGTGCAGGCGGGCGCGGGCTCGGAGCTCGTGATCGACCTGCGTCAGGGGCCCGTGTACCTGCAGGGCGCGGTGACGGGCGTGACCGCGTCGGCCACCGCCCTCACGCTGGATCCCGCGTACCTCGGGCAGCCGATCGCCGCGCACTGGAGCATCGACAACGCCGCGTCGAGCACCGAGGGCGCGTATCGTCTCGTGTTCCCCGACGGGCAGCAGGTCGCGCAGACCGTGGCCGCCGGCCAGGTCGGCGCGGTGGACTTCGCCCTGCCCGCCGCCACGGCGCTCGGACAGCACGTCGTCGTCGGCGAGCTGTACCGCGGCAGCACGCTGCTCGGCTCGCTCACGGCCACCACCACGGTCAGCGAGCCGGTCACCCTGACCGGCGCGCAGACCATCGCCGCCGACGGGGGATCCGTGCTGCGCCTCACCCTCGGGAACGCCTCCGACGAGTCCGTGACCGTCGACAGGCTGACATCGGTCCTTGGTGGATCCACCGCGACGCAGGCCGAGCAGGAGGAGGTCGCCGCGCACGCCGCGCTCGTCGTCGACATCGCGCTCGACGGCATCACCGCGCGCACGACGTGGTCGGCATCCGCCCTCGTCGGGGGCCGCGAGCTCGCGGCATCCGGCGCTGTCGCCCCGCTCGCCGTGGACGAGGCGCTCGGCGCCGCGCACCGCACGATCACGGTCGACGGAGTGCTGGACGACCTCGACGATCTCACCCCCGTGGTGCTGGAGGGGCAGACCGGGGGGCTGCTCGCCGCGTTCGCGGCGTCGACCGACCAGTCCGCCCGGTTCTGGTACACGTGGGACGAGGACAACCTCTACGTGAGCGTCGAGGTGCTCGACGACGTGCACGACCAGCCGGCAGCCGGATCCAACATCTGGCAGGGCGACTCCGTGCAGTTCACGGTCGCGGCGGGGGCGCCCGGCGCGGCGACGACCTGGCACGAGCTGGGAATGGCGCTGACCCCCGCCGGGCCGCAGCTGTACCGCTGGCTCGCCGCGGGCGATGCCGCCGGCACCGTCGCCGGCTCCCAGGTCGCGGTGGTGCGCGACGACGCCGCGCAGACCACGGTCTACGAGGCCGCGGTGCCGTGGGTGCGGCTCACCGGTGTCGCCCCGTCGTCTGCTCTGCTCAGCAGCGCGCTCATCGTCAACGAGGCGGACGGCGCTGGTCGCGACGGCTACCTGTCGTGGGGTGGCGGCATCGCGGGGGAGAAGGACTCGGCCGAGTTCCTGCCGGTGCGCCTGCTCGCCGCCGACGTCGACCCCGGCACAGCCGGTCCCGGCAACGGCAGCGGAACCGGCACGGGCAACGGAACCGGCACGGGTGGAGCCGTGAGCGGCGCCGCGACCGGCGCGGCGACGGGCGACCCGCTCGCCAGCACCGGCGCTGCGCTGCCGATCGTGCTCGTCGTGCTCGGCCTCGCGCTCGCGGCAGGCGGCTGCCTGCTCGTCGTGCGCCGTCGTCGGCAGACCGCAGCCGCGGTCGACCCGATCGCATGAGGTCCGTCCGCGTCACCGGCGTGCGGGTCGGCCGCCGCCGGGACGCGGCGGTCGCCTCCTCGCCGACGCCGCCCGTCTCCTGGACGGTCGACGCGCCTCCGGACTGGCGGGCGCGGGCGGCGGCGCTGCGCCTCGACGGCGGCGCGGAGCACCGGATCGGGCCGGACCCGGTGCTCCGCGCCTGGCCGCTCGCACCGCTCACCGCGGGGCACGGCGCGGCGCATCGGCTCGAGGTCAGGGTGCAGGGCGACGACGGCGAGTGGTCGGAGTGGAGCGACCCGCTGCCGTTCGTCGAGGCCTTCCTCACGGAGGACTGGTCGGCGCCGCTGCTGCGGCATCCGAGCCCCGGCGGACCTGCGGCGCCGCTCTTCCTGCGTCGCGAACTGCGCCTGCCGACGGACGTCGTGGGTGCCGCTCTGCTCACGACCGCGCAGGGCGTGCACCGGGTGTTCGTGAACGGCGTCGAGGTCGACGACCACGTGCTGAAGCCCGGGTGGACCTCGTATCGTGACCGCCTCGCCGCGACCGTCACCGACGTCACGGCGCTCCTGCGGCGGGAGCAGCAGGTGGCCGTGATCACCGTGGAGGCCGCGGGTGGGTGGTTCACCGAGCGCTACGGATTCGGCCCGAACGCGGCACGCTTCTACGGCGAGCAGCCGGGAGTGTCGGTGCGGCTCCTGCTGCGTCACGCCGACGGGCGGTCGACCGAGATCGACGCCGAGGGCTGGCGGGTCGACCCCGACCCGCCCCTCGTCGCGAGCGGGCTCTATGCCGGCGAGGACTGGGATGCCCGGCGCGAGAAGGCGGGGTGGATGCGGAGCGGGTTCGACGACTCCGCGTGGCCGCCCGCCCTCGCCGAGGACTTTCCGGCGGATGTCGCGGTGGAGGTGCTCGATGCGGAGCCCGTGCGGCGGACCGCGCACCTCACGCCGGTGTCGGTGCAGCAGGACCTGCACGGCGACACCGCGATCGTCGACTTCGGCCAGAACCTCGTCGGCCGGCTGCGGCTGCGGATCGATGCGGCTGAGGGCGCGGTCATCACGCTGCGGCACGCCGAGATCCTGCAGGACGGGGCACTCGCGACCAGACCGCTGCGCGCGGCGACGGCCACCGACCGGTTCGTCGGCGACGGGTCGGGGACGCGGGAGGTCGAGCCGGCGTTCGCGGTGCACGGGTTCCGCTACGCCGAGATCTCCGGTCTCTCGGGCCCGCTCGCTGCGGGCGACGTCCGGGCGGTCGTCGTCGGCAGCGACGTTCGCCGTACCGGGTGGTTCACGTCCTCGGATCCGCTGCTGAACCGTCTGCACGAGAACGTCGTGTGGAGCCTGCGGGGCAACCTGCTGTCGGTGCCCACCGACTGCCCGCAGCGCGACGAGCGACTGGGCTGGACGGGGGATGCGCAAGTCTTCGCGCCCGCCGCGGCCTCGCTCTTCGACGTCGACGCGTTCTTCGGGGCCTGGCTCGATGACCTGGCTCTCGAGCAGCGCCGCAACGACGGGGTCGTGCCGACCGTCGTGCCCGACCCCCTCGGCGCGTTCAGCGCCGTCGCGGCAGCCGGATGGGGGGATGCCGTGACGACCGTGCCCGCACTGCTCGCCGAGCGATACGCGGATGCGGATGTGCGGCGCCGGCTCGCCCCCGCGATGCGCGACTGGGTCGAGGCGTGCGAGCGGCTGGCGACGGACGACGGCCTGTGGGAGCGCGGCTTCCAGTACGGGGACTGGCTCGACCCGACCGCGGCCCGACCGGACAAGGCGAAGACGGATGCCGGACTCGTCGCCGGCGCGTATCGGGTGCGGTCGGCACGGCTCGCCGCGGAGGCCCTGCGCGATGTCGGCGACGCCGCCGGGGCGGCGGAGGCCGAGCGTGTCGCCGAGCACGCGGCGACGGCGTTCCGCGCGGCGTACCTCACGCCGGCCGGCCGTCTCCTGTCGGATGCGCCGACCGCCTACGCGCTGGTGCTCGCGTTCGACCTCGCGCCGCCCGCGCTGCGGCCCGCCCTCGGCATCCGTCTCGGCCGGCTGCTGCGGGCCGGAGGCTACCGGCTCGCGACGGGGTTCCTCGGCACGCCGCTCGTGCTCGATGCGCTGCTCGACGCCGGTCAGGAGCTCGCCGCCGAGAGGCTGCTGTTCCAGACCGCGTGCCCGTCGTGGCTGTATCCCGTGACGATGGGCGCCACCACGGTGTGGGAGCGACCGGATGCCGTGCGCCCCGACGGGACACTGCACCCCTCGGGCATGGTGTCGCTCAACCACTGCGCGTTCGGGGCGGTGGCCGATGTGCTGCATCGACGGATCGGTGGGCTCGCACCCACTGCGCCCGGCTATCGGACGATGCGCATCAGCCCCTGGTTCCCGTCGGCGCTCGACCATGCGGAGGTGGTGCAGGAGACCCCGTTCGGCCGCGCGCGCGTGCGCTGGGAGCGGCGCGGCGACGGCATCCGCCTGTCGGCGGAGGTCCCCGTGGGTACGCGGGCCGAGGTCCGGCTGCCCGACCGGCCATGGTTCGGGGCGGGTCCCGGCGTGCACGAGTGGCTGGTGCAGGACCCCGCGCCGGCGCGCACGGACCCTCCGGATGCCGAGCGCGGCGTCGACGCCGACCTCGCCGTGCTCGCCGATGCCCCGGGCGCCTGCGGTCTCGTGTCGCGCATCCTCGCGGAGTACTCGCCCGAGATCGCGGCGGAGTTCGATGCCTACATCCGCTGGGTTGCCGGTCGCGCCCTGCGCCCAGAGCTCATCGCGGTGTCCGCTCCGCCGGAGGTGATCGAGAGGGTGGATGCCGCGCTGCGCGCCGCCGCGGGCTAGAAGTCTCTCAAAAATCCCCTAGCCCGTAACTTATCTAGCTAAGCTAGTAGTCGTGAATCGATACGAACGTCTCCGCTGGATCGGGCTGGTCTTCATCAGCATCGCCGTCTCGCTGATCATCGTCGACTCCACGATCGTGAACGTCGCGATCCCGGCCGTCGTCGACGATCTCGGCATCACGTCGACCGAGGTGCAGTGGGTGCAGGAGTCGTACACGCTCGTGTTCGCCGCTCTGCTGCTCGTCTTCGGCAGCCTCGCCGACCGCTTCGGCCGACGGAGGGTCATGGTGGTCGGCGTGATCGTGTTCGCCGCGTCCTCGGTGCTCGCCGCGAGCGCACCGGACGGCGGCATCCTCATCCTCGCCCGACTCGCGCAGGGCGTCGGGGGAGCGATGATCCTGCCCACGACGCTCTCGATCATCAACGCGACCTTCCGCGGACGCGAGCGCGGCATCGCGTTCGCGGTGTGGGGCTCGACCATCGGCGGCATGGCGGCGGTCGGCCCGCTGCTCGGCGGCTGGCTGACCACCGAGTTCTCCTGGCGCTGGGCTTTCGGCATCAACATCCCGCTCGGGGTGCTCATCGTGACGGGCGTGCTGCTCACGGTCGCCGAGACCCGCAGCGACCGCACCGACCGCATCGACGTGGTCGGCGCGGTGCTCTCGGTCGTGACGATGGGGTCGCTCGTCTTCGGGCTCATCGAGGGGCGCACGTACGGGTGGTGGCTCGTCGACGAGCGCCCGCGGATCGGCGACGGGACGTGGCCGCTCGATCTCTCCCCGATCCCCTTCGCATTCGCGCTCGCGCTGATCGGCCTCGTGGCCTTCATCCTGTGGGGCGTGCACAGGGAGCGCGCCGGTCGGTCGACGCTGCTGGCGCTGCGGCTGTTCTCGATCCCGTCGTTCCGCAACGGCAACATCGCCGCTGCCGTCGTCGCGCTCGGAGAGTTCGGCATCATCCTCGCCCTGCCGCTGTGGCTGCAGTTCGTGCTGGGCTTCGACGCCCTGCAGACCGGGCTGCTGCTGCTCGCCCTGGCGCTCGGCTCGTTCCTCGCGAGCGGCGTCGCCGGCGCCACGAGCGGACGGATCGCCCCGGTCTGGATCGTGCGGGCAGGACTCCTCGCCGAGATCGTGGGCGTGGCCGGTGTCGGCCTCGTGATCGCGCCCGACGCGTCGTGGGTGCCCCTCATCCCGTTCCTGTTCGTATACGGCCTCGGCGTCGGTCTCGCGACCGCACAGCTCACCGGAGTCGTGCTGGCCGAGGTGCCCGTCGCCGACAGCGGGGCAGCCTCCGGCACGCAGTCCACGTCGCGTCAGCTCGGCGCGGCCCTGGGCGTCGCGATCCTCGGCACCGTGCTGTTCACGAGCACGGCCGGCATCCTGGGCGCGTCGCTCGACGACCGGGGGCTCCCTGCCGGGCAGCGCGACGAGATCGTCTCGACCGTGGTCGACAGCGCCGGGGCTGCCATCAGCGGACTCGACGCGCGACCCGACACGGCCGACATCGCGGACGACGCCAAGGCCGCGTTCTCGGACGGCACCCGCTTCGCCGCGTGGACCGCGGCCGGATTCCTCGCGGTCGGCCTGCTCTCGACGATCGCACTCGGCAGGGGCGGATCGAAGCGCGACGACGAGGTCGCGGAACTCGGCGACGAGGGCTGAGGTGCATCGCGAGCCTGTCGGCAGGCCGCCTCAGCTGCCCGCCAGGATCCCCTCCGCGCAGCGCCGAGCGACCGCGAACGGCTCGGGGAACGTGCCCATGCCGAGCGTGACGATCGCGCCCTCGTAGAGCAGCATCAGCGTCTCGGCCGTGCGGTGCGGGTCGTCGATCCCCGCCTCGATGCAGAGGTCGACGAACCGGTCCAGCAGCCAGACCTTCTCGCGCGAGGCCTCGGCGAGCACCGGAGCCCCCTCGTCGCCGCCGACCTCGGCGCGCGCGTTGACGGCGCTGCAGCCCTTCGGGCTGTTGGCGGTCGACCAGGCGAGCGCATGGTCGAACACGGCGAGGATGCGGGGGATGCCGGGGCCTGGCACCGCTTCGAGGTGGGCGGCGAGATCGTCGCGCCAGCGGGCGTCGCGGTGCTGGAGGTAGGAGACGACGAGCGCCTCCTTCGACCCGAACCGGTCGTAGAGGGTCTTCTTGGTCACGCCGGCGGCCTCGGCGATCGTGTCGACGCCCACGGCGTGGATGCCGCGCTCGTAGAACAGCTGCGATGCGGCGTCGAGCACGCGGCGCGCGCCGGGTGTCAGGGGAGCGAGGTCGGGGACGGGCGAGGCCATGACACGAGTATACGGATCTGTATACTCGCGGTCATGGGTATACAGATCGGTTTACTTCGCGGAGCGGTGACGGCGGCAGCGGCGATCGTGTTCGTCGTCACCTGGAGCTCGGGCTTCCTGATACCGGCCTTCGCCACGGTCGAGGTCGCGCCGCTGACCCTGCTGGTCTGGCGGTTCGTACCGCTCGCTCTCGTGCTGCTCGTCATCGTCGCCGTGTCGGGCGCGGGGAGGGGCGTCACGGCGCACGACCTCCGCGTGCAGGCGCTCATCGGCCTCTTCGCGCAGTTCGGGTATTGCGCGGCCGTGTACGCCGCCGTCGCGATCAGGATCGCCACCGGCACGGTCGCGCTCATCGACGCCGTGCAGCCGCTCATCGTGGCGGTGCTGGTCGGCCCGCTGCTCGGCATGCGGGTCCGCGCAGCGCAATGGGCGGGGCTCGGCGTCGGCGCGGTGGGCGTGCTGCTCGTCGTGCAGTCGCAGTTCGGCTCGTCCGACGCTCCGCCCGCCGCCTACCTGCTGCCGGTCGCGGCGATGGTGTGCCTGATCGTCGGCACCTTCCTGCAGCGGCGATCGACCGTGCAGACCGGCGTGCTCGTCACGCTCACCATCCATGTGACGGTGACGGCCGCCCTCTTCCTGGTGATCGCCGGCGCGGCCGGGCAGCTCGTGCCCCCGGCATCCGGCTCGTTCTGGCTGGCGGTCGTGCTCACCGCGCTGTTCCCGACGCTCGCCGCCTACGGGCTGTACTGGTGGCTGCTGCGTCGCGTCGGCATCACCGCCCTGCAGGCGTTGCTGTTCCTCATGGCGCCCGCGACCGCCGTGGGTGGCGCGGTGCTGCTGGGTGAGACCCTGACGCTCGTCACGATCTGCGGCTTCGTGCTCTGCGCGGTCGGCGTGGCCGCGGTGCTCGTGGTCGAGGCGAGGATGCAGCGCGCCTCATCGCTCAGTCCTCGGCGGGCACGCTCGTGACCCACCGAGGGAACGGGTCGGGGAGGAGGGCCCACTCCCGCGTCCCGCCGGCGAACTCGGCGTCGGAGAGCACAGCCGCGTCGAGGGCAGCCGTGAGCGCCGCGGCATCCAGGTCGATGCCGATGAAGGCGAGATCCTGACCGAGCGCGAGCAGCTCCCCGTCGTCGCTGTCGCGGGAGAGGGGGTCGAGCGAGATCATCTGGCCGACCTGATCCCAGCTGCCCACGACGCCGGGTCGGGTCGCGAGGCGGCAGAACCCCGCCGACCGCAGCACCGCGCCGAAGTCGCCGCCCGGGAACTGCTGCTCCAGCAGCCGCCAGAGGCGCGCGGGGTGGAACGGCCTGAGCTGCTCGTACCGGAACGCGCTGACGCGGATGTCGTTCATGTGCGGCTCGTGCTCGGAGTTGAGCAGCTGCACCCAGCCGGGTTGGTTCCGCGTCTGCGAGAAGGGCGAGGGCGGTGCGGCATCCGCCGTCCGGTCGAGGCGCAGACGTGCGGCGGGTGCGAGATGGCTCAACGTCGCGAGCAGGATCGACAGGTCGCGCGTCTCGAGGCCTTCCCAGTCGGCGACGAGCACGGTGCTCGCGTGCTCGATGTGCTGCACCATCCGCAAGGACGATGCGACGTACAGCGGCGGGATGCTGTGCGCGACCGTGACATAGTCGTCGGCGAGCAGGTCGTCGAAGAAGGATGCCGCGTCGACGACGCACACGAGTTCGGCGAGGGTGACCTCATCGGCGTCGTCGAGCATCCCGATCGCGGCCTCGATCGACGCGTCGGCCGGCAGCTCGACGACCATGCGCTCCGGGGCGGCGCCCGCCGCGCGACGGAGGGTCTCGACGGCGGCCGCGTCGCGGGACTCGGACAGGGCTGCCGCGGGGAGCCGTGAGCAGCGCTGCCGTCGGGCGACCCGTCGCGCGACGGCTGTACGACTGCTCGCCCGGAGTCCGGCGACGACGGTGATCTGGGTGCTGCTCACGGGGGCTCGTTTCCGTTCGATGGAGGATCTGTCCTAGGTTAGATGATAACCATTCTCAATAAGGAGTCCACCATGAAGGTCCGCGCTTCGCTCAAGTCCCTCAAGAACCAGCCGGGAGCCCAGGTCGTGCGCCGCCGCGGCCGCGTGTTCGTGATCAACAAGCTCACCCCGCGCTTCAAGGGTCGACAGGGCTGAACCCCGTCGACCCTCGGTGTCGCGGCGCCCGTGCTCTCGCGCGGATGCCGCAGTGCGCGTGCCGCAGTGCACGTGCCGCAGCGGGTCAGCGCGACGTGGGCGGCAGCTTGTCGACGCCGTGCCGGTTGGGCTTGCCCGGCTCGGCGGCGGTGTCGGGCGACGCGTGCGAGGGGCCGTCGGGCGCCTCGGACGTCGGGTAGTGGGGTTCCTCGGTCTCCACGGCCTTGTCGCGCTCGTCGAGCGGCGGCAGGTGGTCGAGCGGCTGCTTGATGTCGTCTGGATGGCTCATGCCCCCAGGGTCGGAGCCCCGACGGCATCCGGCCAAGGGGGTTGTGTCCCCGTCCGCGGTGTGGGTGAGTGGGTGGGTACTATTTGTAACTTCTCCTTCCTTATCGAGAGACGGTGCGCGTGGCGTGTGAACACGCTCCCGGCGGCGGCGCAGCGGCGCCCGCCTCGGCGACCCGGTACATCCTGCGCTCGCGGCTGCTGCGCGGGGCCTTCCTGAGCCTCGTCATCTCCGGCATCGGCATGTCGATCACCGCGCCGCAGATCACGCTGTTCCTCGTCGAGGAGCTCCACCTCACCGACTCGCAGGCCGGGCTCTACTTCCTCACCAACCTCATCGCGCCGATCACGGGCTACATCGTCGGCTCGCTGTCCGACCGCATGGGCTCGCGTCTGCTCGTGTTCCGCATCTCCGCCGTGGCGGGCTTCGTCGGCTGGGCGCTCATGGCCGTCGCGATGCAGGCGTGGATGCCGTTCGCGATCAACATGGTGCTGCTCAGCGGTGCCGGCGCGGGGGCTGCGCAGCTGCAGGCCGCCGTGCGCGACGAGCTCAACCGCGCGCCCACCCCGGCCGACAACGGCGTGGTCGCCGTCATGCGCACCGCGATGGCGTTCGGGTGGGTCGTGGGTCCTGTGCTCGGCGCCGTGCTCGGCGCGATGCTCGGGCTGCGACCGCTGCTGTTCCTCACCGGTCTCAGCATCCTGCTCTCGATCGTCCCGCTCATCGGCGCGCGAGCCGTGCCCCCGCCGCGCGGCCGCGAGTCGGAGATCCGGATGCCGCAGACCGACGAGGCCCTCGGCGAGGACGCGTTCGAGGCGGAGGGCGACGCGCCCGCGGCGTCCGCGCCCGCCTCTGCGCCTGCTGTGCGCACTGCACGCCGACGCTCGATGGTGCCGCTCCTCTTCTTCACGGCGATCTACGTGCTGATCATGTGCGGTGAGACCGTGAAGCTCGCCTACCTGCCGCTCTACATGGACCGCGGTCTGCACGTCGACGCGGCGGTGCGCGGAGCGATCATCGGCCTGCAGCCCCTCGTCGAGCTGCCGCTCATGCTGCTCGCCGCGCGGCTCGCCGACCGCTTCGGGGTGACCAGGGTGCTCATGGTCGGGGCCGTGATGGCGGTCGGCGCTCATGTGTCCTACGCCTCGGCCGCCGGGATCGAGCCGCACATCGCGCCGCTCATCGTCGGACAGCTGCTCATGGCCGGCGTGATCGCGACCTTCGGGGTGCTGGGCATCACGGTCGCGCAGCGGCTGCTGCCGGATCGCGTCGGCACGGCATCCAGCGTCTTCCTCAGCGCGTACGCGATCAACGCCGCGCTCGGCGGGTTCGTCGGCAGCGTGGGGGCTGCGTGGCTGGGCATGCCGCACCTGTTCTGGATCCCGGCGGCGATCGCCGCTCTCGGGGCCGTCGCCCTGGTCGTGCTCGGTCGGCTCGTGCCGCTCGGCAGGACGGAGCGGAGGTAGCCCGCCGTTTGAGTACGAACGTACGCACACTGCTACGCTCGGACCATGACGGACTACTTCGCGGGCGACCCGCGCACCCACCGTGAGCGGATGCTGGCCGGCGACCTCTACCTCGGCGACGACCCCGAGCTCGTCGCGCGCGCCGCCCGCGCCGCTCGCCTCGCCGATCTGTATCAGCGGCAGACGCTCGCGGGAGACCCGGGCGCCCGCGACTGGCTCCGCGATCTCATCGGGGATCTCGGCGAGGACGTCGCGATCCGCCCGCCGCTGCACGTCGACTACGGCGAGAACATCTCGATCGGCGCCCGCACGTTCGTCAACTTCAACCTCACGGCGCTCGACGTCGCCCGCATCACGATCGGCGCCGACTGCCAGATCGGTCCGAACGTGCAGCTGCTCACCCCCACGCACCCGATCGACCCGCAGCTGCGGCGCGACAAGCTCGAGGCCGCGGAGCCGATCACGATCGGCGACAACGTCTGGCTGGGTGGGGGAGTGATCGTGTGCCCCGGCGTCACGATCGGCGACAACAGCGTGATCGGCGCGGGGTCCGTCGTGACGCGCGACATCCCGGCGAACGTCGTCGCCGTCGGCAGCCCGGCACGTGTGGTGCGGACGATCGGCGAGGGCGATGCCTGAGCCCACGGGCGGGAGCCGCAGCGGTCGCAAGAACGACCCGGAGCGGCGGGACCGCATCATCGCCGCCTGCCTCGACGTGATCGCCGAGTCGGGCGTCGCCGGCGCCTCCCACCGCCGCATCGCCGAGGCCGCCGGTGTGCCGCTCGGCTCCATGACCTACCACTTCGACGGGATCGACGAGCTGCTGCACGAGGCGTTCACGCGCTTCTCGCACACCATCAGCACCCGGTTCGAGGAGCGGATGGCCGCGGCATCCGATCTGGAATCCGCGCGCGCCGCGGTCGTCGACATCATCCTCGAAGACGTGTACGGCGACCGTCGCGAGCTCGTGCTGTCGCACGAGCTCTTCACGCTCGCAGCACGCACGCCCCGCTATCGCGCGCTCACCACCGCGTGGATGCTGAGCAGTCGCGCGGCGCTCGAACGGCATTTCGACCCCGACACCGCGCGGGTGCTCGATGCGCTCATCGGCGGTCTGTCGATCCATCGTGCGCTCGACGAGGAGGAGCGGGACCCGCAGGAGGTCGCCGTCGCGGTGGCCCGCATCACCACGCCGTGAGCGTGCCGAGCTCGCCGAG is a window from the Microbacterium sp. LWO14-1.2 genome containing:
- a CDS encoding DMT family transporter, translated to MGIQIGLLRGAVTAAAAIVFVVTWSSGFLIPAFATVEVAPLTLLVWRFVPLALVLLVIVAVSGAGRGVTAHDLRVQALIGLFAQFGYCAAVYAAVAIRIATGTVALIDAVQPLIVAVLVGPLLGMRVRAAQWAGLGVGAVGVLLVVQSQFGSSDAPPAAYLLPVAAMVCLIVGTFLQRRSTVQTGVLVTLTIHVTVTAALFLVIAGAAGQLVPPASGSFWLAVVLTALFPTLAAYGLYWWLLRRVGITALQALLFLMAPATAVGGAVLLGETLTLVTICGFVLCAVGVAAVLVVEARMQRASSLSPRRARS
- a CDS encoding TetR family transcriptional regulator, producing MPEPTGGSRSGRKNDPERRDRIIAACLDVIAESGVAGASHRRIAEAAGVPLGSMTYHFDGIDELLHEAFTRFSHTISTRFEERMAAASDLESARAAVVDIILEDVYGDRRELVLSHELFTLAARTPRYRALTTAWMLSSRAALERHFDPDTARVLDALIGGLSIHRALDEEERDPQEVAVAVARITTP
- the ykgO gene encoding type B 50S ribosomal protein L36; amino-acid sequence: MKVRASLKSLKNQPGAQVVRRRGRVFVINKLTPRFKGRQG
- a CDS encoding sugar O-acetyltransferase translates to MTDYFAGDPRTHRERMLAGDLYLGDDPELVARAARAARLADLYQRQTLAGDPGARDWLRDLIGDLGEDVAIRPPLHVDYGENISIGARTFVNFNLTALDVARITIGADCQIGPNVQLLTPTHPIDPQLRRDKLEAAEPITIGDNVWLGGGVIVCPGVTIGDNSVIGAGSVVTRDIPANVVAVGSPARVVRTIGEGDA
- a CDS encoding GTP-binding protein — protein: MSSTQITVVAGLRASSRTAVARRVARRQRCSRLPAAALSESRDAAAVETLRRAAGAAPERMVVELPADASIEAAIGMLDDADEVTLAELVCVVDAASFFDDLLADDYVTVAHSIPPLYVASSLRMVQHIEHASTVLVADWEGLETRDLSILLATLSHLAPAARLRLDRTADAAPPSPFSQTRNQPGWVQLLNSEHEPHMNDIRVSAFRYEQLRPFHPARLWRLLEQQFPGGDFGAVLRSAGFCRLATRPGVVGSWDQVGQMISLDPLSRDSDDGELLALGQDLAFIGIDLDAAALTAALDAAVLSDAEFAGGTREWALLPDPFPRWVTSVPAED
- a CDS encoding MFS transporter; this translates as MACEHAPGGGAAAPASATRYILRSRLLRGAFLSLVISGIGMSITAPQITLFLVEELHLTDSQAGLYFLTNLIAPITGYIVGSLSDRMGSRLLVFRISAVAGFVGWALMAVAMQAWMPFAINMVLLSGAGAGAAQLQAAVRDELNRAPTPADNGVVAVMRTAMAFGWVVGPVLGAVLGAMLGLRPLLFLTGLSILLSIVPLIGARAVPPPRGRESEIRMPQTDEALGEDAFEAEGDAPAASAPASAPAVRTARRRSMVPLLFFTAIYVLIMCGETVKLAYLPLYMDRGLHVDAAVRGAIIGLQPLVELPLMLLAARLADRFGVTRVLMVGAVMAVGAHVSYASAAGIEPHIAPLIVGQLLMAGVIATFGVLGITVAQRLLPDRVGTASSVFLSAYAINAALGGFVGSVGAAWLGMPHLFWIPAAIAALGAVALVVLGRLVPLGRTERR